In Cryptomeria japonica chromosome 10, Sugi_1.0, whole genome shotgun sequence, a genomic segment contains:
- the LOC131036146 gene encoding (+)-neomenthol dehydrogenase-like has translation MDNRWWTKDTVAVVTGGKRGIGYAIVRRLAANGIRVISTDPDLQMGRAALKTLHNAGFDNAVFYQLDVKDDKGIHVFAKWMKQQYGKLDILVNNAGIMGISIDYDILKAKQADPRLIFSGKTVEGIRENYEMAKECIDINYYGTKRMVKALLPLMKNANDGGGRIVNVSSRAGVLEFLQNEALRQQLNDLDNLNEVKIDTFLESFLKDFQEGLLKSNGWPVQFSSYYASKAAVSAYTRVVARQNPDMYVNCVHPGYVKSEMNFNTGHLSYDEGAEGPVMLALLPPGSPSGQYYNRKEIASFYFLEK, from the exons ATGGACAACAG atGGTGGACAAAGGATACTGTAGCAGTGGTGACAGGAGGCAAGAGGGGCATTGGATATGCAATCGTTCGCAGATTGGCAGCGAATGGTATTCGTGTAATTTCAACGGATCCAGATTTACAAATGGGCAGAGCTGCTCTCAAAACTCTCCACAATGCTGGCTTTGATAATGCCGTCTTTTATCAGCTGGATGTGAAGGATGATAAGGGCATCCATGTGTTTGCCAAATGGATGAAGCAGCAATATGGAAAACTTGATATTCTG GTTAATAATGCAGGGATAATGGGAATTTCAATAGATTATGACATTTTAAAGGCCAAGCAAGCAGATCCAAGACTGATATTC TCTGGAAAAACAGTGGAAGGTATTCGTGAGAACTATGAAATGGCGAAGGAATGCATTGACATTAACTATTATGGCACTAAACGAATGGTCAAAGCGCTTCTTCCTCTTATGAAGAATGCTAATGATGGTGGAGGTCGCATTGTGAATGTTTCTTCTCGTGCTGGAGTCCTGGAG TTTCTCCAAAATGAAGCTTTGAGGCAGCAGTTGAATGACCTGGACAATTTGAACGAAGTTAAAATAGACACATTTCTTGAAAGTTTCCTGAAAGATTTTCAAGAGGGGTTATTGAAGAGCAATGGGTGGCCCGTTCAATTTTCATCTTACTATGCTTCCAAGGCTGCTGTAAGTGCTTACACACGAGTAGTTGCACGTCAAAATCCAGACATGTATGTGAACTGTGTGCATCCAGGATATGTGAAGAGTGAAATGAATTTCAATACAGGACATCTATCATATGATGAAGGTGCAGAGGGTCCTGTCATGCTAGCCCTTCTTCCTCCTGGTTCACCTTCTGGCCAATATTACAACAGAAAGGAAATAGCTAGCTTTTATTTCTTAGAAAAATGA